In Salinisphaera sp. T31B1, the following are encoded in one genomic region:
- a CDS encoding GldG family protein gives MKAGHLLSMVLILAVAIAAGVASQRFAISADWTYGHRNTLTEASQRVLDSLGDDPVTFTAYIYPGPQRDTVRTRLARYTRASRYVKLTFADPARHPDRMRALGIGTDGAVVLGYQGRTQTLTDYSESSVTNALQRLSAAHRQWIVFLTGHGERAPDDDASGGYSALAGVLDAQGMTTRTLNLAQAAAIPDNAAVLVIASPQQTLLPGEIRMIRDYVARGGALLWVDDPGQRYGLAALADDLGVRWRPGTLVYPDYQTLGTGHPAMALVANYPDTPITEHLTQLSLFPFAGGLAATETHGWKPAVFLRSTTRSWLETGALDRASLVFEPGKGDTRGPVDMALALTRAMPADQTAPSAAATPDQQRVAVIADSDFMANGHLGNLGNRALALAVFQWLAHRDAQIAVDVPKAPDATLQMAPARIRLMWWVFVIGLPMALIAIGLGRWWLRRRR, from the coding sequence GTGAAGGCCGGCCATCTGTTGAGCATGGTGCTGATCCTGGCGGTGGCGATCGCAGCCGGCGTGGCCAGCCAGCGTTTTGCGATCAGCGCCGACTGGACCTACGGTCACCGCAACACACTCACCGAGGCCAGCCAGCGGGTGCTGGATTCGCTGGGCGACGACCCGGTCACCTTCACGGCCTATATCTATCCCGGCCCCCAGCGGGATACGGTACGGACCCGTCTGGCCCGCTATACCCGAGCGAGCCGCTATGTGAAGCTGACCTTCGCCGACCCGGCCCGCCATCCCGACCGCATGCGGGCTCTGGGTATCGGCACCGACGGCGCCGTCGTGCTCGGCTACCAGGGCCGCACCCAGACCCTCACCGACTACAGCGAATCCAGCGTGACCAACGCATTGCAGCGGCTGTCGGCTGCACATCGACAATGGATCGTGTTTCTCACCGGCCACGGCGAACGCGCGCCGGACGACGACGCCAGCGGCGGCTACAGCGCACTGGCCGGCGTGCTCGATGCCCAGGGCATGACCACACGCACGCTCAATCTCGCCCAGGCCGCGGCGATCCCGGACAATGCCGCGGTGCTGGTGATCGCCAGTCCGCAGCAGACCCTGCTGCCCGGCGAAATACGCATGATCCGCGACTACGTTGCACGCGGCGGCGCCCTGCTATGGGTGGACGATCCCGGCCAGCGCTACGGCCTGGCTGCACTGGCCGACGATCTGGGCGTCCGCTGGCGCCCCGGCACTCTGGTGTACCCGGATTACCAGACGCTGGGGACGGGCCACCCGGCCATGGCACTGGTCGCCAACTACCCGGATACGCCGATCACCGAACATCTCACCCAACTGAGCCTGTTCCCCTTTGCCGGCGGCCTGGCTGCTACCGAGACTCATGGCTGGAAGCCTGCCGTGTTCCTGCGTTCGACCACGCGCAGCTGGCTGGAGACCGGCGCACTCGACCGCGCCAGCCTGGTGTTCGAGCCTGGCAAGGGCGATACCCGAGGGCCGGTGGACATGGCCCTGGCCCTGACCCGAGCCATGCCCGCCGACCAAACCGCACCCAGCGCTGCCGCGACGCCGGATCAACAGCGGGTCGCGGTAATCGCCGATAGCGACTTCATGGCCAACGGGCATCTGGGCAATCTGGGCAATCGCGCCCTGGCGCTGGCTGTTTTCCAGTGGCTGGCTCACCGCGATGCGCAGATTGCCGTCGACGTGCCCAAGGCTCCCGATGCGACCCTGCAGATGGCCCCCGCCCGCATTCGCCTGATGTGGTGGGTGTTCGTGATCGGCCTGCCCATGGCACTGATCGCCATCGGCCTGGGCCGCTGGTGGCTGCGCCGCCGACGTTGA
- a CDS encoding ABC transporter permease, producing MTGLFAIAGHELRRLFVSPLAWTLLAITQLLTGLLFVLSLSDIALNPRSLGAYDGVSELVGGGLLRFATLVMLLVIPLLTMRVIAEERKTGSLELMLAAPVGLASLVAGKFVGLMSYLSLMWLLIVAMPLSLWLFTPLDLGLLAAAAVGLWLVMAAFTALGVFISSLTREPTVAAVTTLGALLTLWLVYAVSTLDWQPVIFGTTVPLAGLARTLSLIGHHDALLRGVFSSADVLYFLIFTLCFLGLTVVRLDMDRSA from the coding sequence GTGACCGGGTTGTTTGCCATCGCCGGCCATGAACTGCGCCGGCTGTTCGTCTCGCCGTTGGCCTGGACCCTGCTGGCCATCACCCAGCTGCTCACCGGTCTGCTGTTCGTACTGTCGTTGAGCGATATCGCGCTGAATCCGCGCAGCCTCGGGGCCTACGACGGCGTGTCCGAACTGGTCGGCGGTGGCCTGCTGCGGTTCGCCACCCTCGTGATGCTGCTGGTGATACCGCTGCTGACCATGCGCGTCATCGCCGAGGAACGAAAAACCGGCAGCCTGGAATTGATGCTCGCAGCACCCGTCGGCCTCGCGTCCCTGGTGGCCGGCAAGTTCGTCGGGCTGATGAGCTATCTCAGCCTGATGTGGCTGTTGATCGTGGCCATGCCACTGTCGCTGTGGCTGTTCACACCCTTGGATCTGGGGCTGCTGGCGGCGGCGGCGGTCGGGCTGTGGCTGGTCATGGCCGCCTTCACCGCGCTTGGCGTATTCATTTCATCGCTCACACGGGAGCCGACCGTTGCTGCGGTGACCACACTCGGCGCGCTGCTCACGCTGTGGCTGGTCTATGCGGTCTCCACGCTAGACTGGCAGCCCGTGATCTTCGGCACCACCGTACCGCTGGCCGGCCTGGCTCGCACGCTGTCCTTGATCGGTCATCACGACGCGCTGCTGCGCGGAGTGTTCTCCAGCGCTGACGTGCTGTATTTCCTCATCTTCACGCTGTGTTTTCTGGGCCTGACCGTCGTCCGGCTGGACATGGATCGAAGCGCGTGA
- a CDS encoding ATP-binding cassette domain-containing protein, whose amino-acid sequence MRLSTDDARTRTAPVARLRTTRWTQMMERDIKLCAQGLARDYAGRRVVDGIDIELAAGEVLGMLGPNGAGKSTTLRMLAGTLAPSAGRVSLNGHDLAEDARTAKQGLGYLPERPPLYPELTVDEYLSFCAAVHGVPRADRRRAIDAARADCGLEDTGRRPIGHLSKGFQQRVGIAQAIVHRPDVLILDEPTAGLDPNQLRGVRALVARLAARHSVILSSHMLSEIQAVATRVLIVHQGRVVYDAALARHGDGDTVELLLGASPAREALLAITGVVDATALGSGRWRLAVAPGHDVRATLVDTAVARGWQLLELTRRAPSLEERFAALTSGSERHAPEAAA is encoded by the coding sequence ATGAGGTTATCAACCGATGATGCGCGCACGCGAACCGCACCGGTCGCCCGCTTACGCACCACGCGCTGGACACAGATGATGGAACGCGATATCAAGCTATGCGCGCAGGGCCTGGCCCGCGATTATGCCGGACGCCGGGTGGTCGACGGGATCGATATTGAACTGGCCGCGGGCGAGGTACTGGGCATGCTGGGACCCAACGGCGCCGGCAAGAGCACGACCCTGCGCATGCTTGCCGGCACGCTGGCCCCCTCGGCCGGCCGGGTGAGCCTGAACGGGCACGACCTGGCCGAAGACGCCCGCACGGCCAAACAAGGGCTGGGGTATCTGCCCGAGCGCCCGCCCCTGTATCCGGAGCTGACGGTCGATGAATATCTGTCGTTCTGTGCCGCGGTTCACGGCGTGCCGCGGGCCGATCGACGCCGGGCGATCGACGCCGCACGGGCCGACTGCGGCCTCGAGGACACCGGCCGGCGGCCGATCGGTCATCTTTCGAAAGGCTTTCAGCAGCGCGTGGGCATCGCCCAGGCCATCGTGCATCGTCCGGACGTGCTGATCCTCGACGAACCCACGGCCGGTCTGGACCCGAACCAGCTGCGCGGCGTGCGTGCCCTGGTGGCACGCCTGGCGGCCCGCCATAGCGTGATTCTGTCGAGTCACATGCTCTCCGAGATCCAGGCGGTGGCGACCCGCGTGCTGATCGTCCACCAGGGACGCGTGGTCTACGACGCGGCCCTGGCGCGCCATGGCGACGGCGACACCGTCGAGCTGTTGCTGGGCGCGAGTCCGGCGCGCGAGGCGCTGCTGGCAATCACCGGCGTGGTCGACGCCACGGCACTGGGCAGCGGTCGCTGGCGTCTGGCTGTCGCCCCCGGTCACGACGTGCGGGCCACCCTGGTCGATACGGCGGTCGCCCGTGGCTGGCAACTGCTGGAGCTGACACGACGCGCGCCGAGCCTGGAAGAGCGCTTCGCCGCGCTGACCAGCGGCAGTGAACGCCACGCGCCGGAGGCCGCCGCGTGA
- a CDS encoding hydantoinase/oxoprolinase family protein, translating to MSTKDRYGELGVDTGGTFTDVIARVGQALQVHKIASTPDAPERAVIDGVRHFAGDAAPDWRIVHGSTVATNALLENELADTGYVTNAGFADLLTIGRQARRDLYALEPRPSPVPVPAERCFEIEARMAADGQTLVALESAMLERLVERVRSAGVKAVAINLLFAFIDDRHERAIEQALAEADPGLTIARGSRVLPEYGEYERGIATWLNAALGPAVGGYLRRLEDALERVAIMHGAAGTVGIDQAADNAVNLLLSGPAGGLLGARFVARAAGLERVLTLDMGGTSSDVALVGEELALTSKTRIADYPVAVPMVDMHTIGAGGGSIAWLDAGGLLKVGPASAGADPGPACYGKGGTEPTVTDAHVVLGRLPASTRLGGHMGLDVRAARRAMAKIAEPLELSVEAAAAGILRVADEAMTGALRVISVARGESVARDSLLCFGGAGPLHACALAEGMGMQRVLIPVFAGVLSALGMLVARRSRERSLSILQPLASVEAAAIDDWLAPLREDTRAELADEGVADRDIDERLSADLRYAGQSASLNLAWREPNELVDAFHQAHEARYGHRFDLPVELVNLRLHKAGPVPDMQLPDIATREGAPQPSETVAVHDFGSDVPVYDRDALYAGQRFDGPAIVRETVTTTWVAADWSAEVDPKGNLLLRRR from the coding sequence ATGAGCACCAAAGACCGATACGGCGAACTCGGTGTCGATACCGGCGGCACCTTCACGGACGTGATCGCGCGTGTCGGCCAAGCGTTGCAGGTGCACAAGATCGCCTCGACGCCGGACGCGCCGGAACGTGCGGTGATCGACGGCGTGCGGCATTTCGCCGGCGACGCCGCGCCCGACTGGCGGATCGTTCACGGCTCGACCGTGGCGACGAACGCACTGCTGGAAAACGAGCTGGCAGACACGGGCTATGTCACCAACGCCGGTTTTGCGGATCTGCTGACCATTGGCCGGCAGGCCCGTCGCGATCTCTATGCGCTGGAGCCGCGTCCTTCGCCCGTACCGGTGCCGGCCGAGCGCTGTTTCGAGATCGAGGCGCGCATGGCGGCCGACGGTCAGACGCTGGTCGCGCTGGAATCGGCCATGCTGGAGCGCCTGGTCGAGCGGGTGCGTTCGGCCGGCGTGAAGGCGGTAGCCATCAACCTGCTGTTCGCCTTCATCGACGACCGTCACGAGCGAGCGATCGAGCAGGCGTTGGCCGAGGCCGACCCGGGGCTGACCATCGCCCGCGGCTCGCGGGTGTTGCCGGAATACGGCGAGTACGAGCGCGGTATCGCGACATGGCTGAATGCCGCGCTCGGCCCGGCCGTGGGCGGCTATCTGCGCCGGCTCGAGGACGCACTCGAGCGGGTGGCCATCATGCACGGTGCAGCGGGCACAGTCGGCATCGATCAGGCCGCCGACAACGCCGTCAACCTGCTGTTGTCCGGTCCGGCGGGCGGGCTGCTGGGCGCCCGCTTCGTCGCCCGGGCCGCCGGGCTCGAGCGCGTGCTCACGCTCGATATGGGCGGCACCAGCAGTGATGTCGCGTTGGTCGGAGAGGAATTGGCGCTGACCAGCAAGACCCGTATTGCCGATTACCCGGTGGCCGTGCCGATGGTCGATATGCACACCATCGGTGCCGGCGGTGGCTCGATCGCCTGGCTGGATGCCGGCGGGCTGCTCAAGGTGGGCCCGGCCTCGGCCGGCGCCGATCCGGGCCCGGCCTGCTATGGCAAGGGTGGAACCGAGCCGACCGTCACCGATGCCCATGTCGTGCTCGGGCGACTGCCTGCCTCCACACGGCTGGGCGGGCATATGGGTCTGGACGTACGCGCGGCCCGTCGGGCCATGGCCAAGATCGCCGAACCCCTCGAGCTGAGCGTGGAGGCTGCTGCCGCCGGCATCCTGCGGGTGGCCGACGAAGCCATGACCGGGGCGCTGCGCGTGATCTCGGTTGCCCGCGGCGAATCGGTCGCCCGGGACAGTCTGTTGTGCTTCGGCGGGGCCGGGCCCTTGCATGCCTGTGCGCTGGCCGAAGGCATGGGCATGCAGCGCGTGCTCATACCGGTGTTCGCCGGCGTGTTGTCCGCGCTCGGGATGCTGGTTGCTCGCCGCTCGCGCGAGCGTTCATTGAGCATTCTCCAACCGCTGGCCAGCGTGGAGGCCGCGGCGATCGACGACTGGCTCGCGCCGCTGCGCGAAGACACGCGCGCCGAACTCGCCGACGAAGGCGTTGCCGATCGGGACATCGACGAGCGGCTGAGCGCCGATCTGCGCTATGCCGGACAGAGCGCGTCGCTCAATCTGGCCTGGCGCGAGCCGAACGAACTCGTCGATGCGTTTCACCAGGCGCACGAAGCCCGCTACGGCCATCGCTTCGATCTACCTGTCGAACTGGTGAATCTGCGACTGCACAAGGCCGGGCCCGTGCCCGATATGCAGTTGCCGGATATCGCCACGCGTGAGGGCGCGCCGCAGCCGAGCGAAACCGTGGCCGTACACGATTTCGGCAGCGATGTACCCGTCTACGATCGAGACGCGCTGTACGCCGGCCAACGGTTCGATGGCCCGGCGATTGTGCGAGAGACGGTAACCACGACCTGGGTCGCAGCCGACTGGTCGGCCGAGGTCGACCCGAAGGGTAATCTGTTGTTGCGCCGACGCTGA
- the rpmG gene encoding 50S ribosomal protein L33, which yields MREKVRMVSTADTGFFYTTYKNKRNTPDKLEMKKYDPKARKHVIFKEAKIK from the coding sequence ATGCGCGAAAAGGTACGCATGGTCTCGACCGCGGATACCGGGTTCTTCTACACCACGTACAAGAACAAGCGGAACACGCCCGACAAGCTCGAGATGAAGAAATACGATCCCAAGGCCCGCAAGCACGTGATCTTCAAGGAAGCCAAGATCAAGTGA
- the rpmB gene encoding 50S ribosomal protein L28 translates to MSQICQVTGKRPVTGNNVSHAHNKTRRRFEPNLHWHRFWVESEKRYVRLRVSAKGMRIIDRQGIDQVLAKIRKQEKA, encoded by the coding sequence ATGTCCCAAATCTGTCAAGTGACGGGCAAGCGCCCGGTCACCGGTAACAACGTTTCGCACGCGCACAACAAGACGCGTCGTCGTTTCGAGCCCAATCTGCACTGGCACCGTTTCTGGGTCGAATCCGAGAAGCGTTATGTTCGTCTGCGGGTGTCCGCCAAGGGCATGCGCATCATCGATCGTCAGGGTATCGATCAGGTGCTGGCCAAGATCCGCAAGCAGGAGAAAGCATAA
- the radC gene encoding DNA repair protein RadC produces MRISDWPASERPREKLLERGAAALSDAELLAIFLRVGIAGQSAVDMARALLTEYGSLGALLAADRQTFCHTRGLGTAKYAQLQAVLEMARRHAAETLADQDVLSDPQATRAYLSMRLGDRAHEIFACVFLDTRNRVIAFEELFRGTIDGAAVYPREVVKAALRHNAASLILAHNHPSGVAEPSAADRDITRRLTQALGLVDIRVLDHLILTRSGHTSLAERGMM; encoded by the coding sequence ATGCGCATATCCGACTGGCCGGCCAGCGAACGACCGCGAGAGAAACTGCTCGAACGCGGCGCCGCGGCCCTGTCCGACGCCGAGCTGCTCGCGATCTTTCTGCGGGTCGGCATCGCCGGCCAGAGCGCGGTCGACATGGCGCGCGCACTGCTCACCGAGTACGGCAGCCTCGGCGCGCTGCTTGCCGCCGATCGACAGACGTTCTGTCATACCCGCGGGCTGGGCACAGCCAAATACGCGCAGCTCCAGGCAGTGCTGGAAATGGCGCGGCGCCATGCCGCGGAGACGCTCGCCGACCAGGACGTGTTAAGCGACCCTCAAGCTACACGCGCCTATCTTTCGATGCGCCTGGGCGACAGGGCGCACGAAATCTTCGCCTGCGTGTTTCTCGACACCCGCAATCGCGTGATCGCTTTCGAGGAACTGTTCCGCGGCACCATCGACGGCGCTGCGGTGTATCCCAGGGAAGTGGTCAAGGCCGCGCTCAGACACAACGCGGCCTCGCTCATCCTCGCGCACAACCACCCGTCCGGGGTGGCCGAGCCGAGCGCGGCCGATCGCGATATCACGCGACGTTTGACCCAGGCACTGGGTCTCGTCGATATCCGCGTACTGGATCATTTAATCCTGACCCGCTCGGGTCACACATCGTTGGCCGAGCGCGGTATGATGTAA